Proteins co-encoded in one Corvus moneduloides isolate bCorMon1 chromosome 7, bCorMon1.pri, whole genome shotgun sequence genomic window:
- the LOC116446315 gene encoding TGF-beta receptor type-2-like, with translation MGYWRRPGLLSLLLLSLSCSAGARRSLKTNLCKWCDSTPPACEEKVCYSNCNLNSYCEDPYEICVAIWRQDNESIRISTLCHNPHRPIENLMVPNYNTSRCIMSHQPSEDGIIYICGCVDEQECNDKLIFENHTNGYSMLQSKEVIPVAAISLLPPLLVAVMITVIFYLCRTQKRRKRAKAWGGKQGQPPALPEPGKATEREEKLSVLMDESPAGTSPGCASSRPAELLPIELDEMVGKGQFAEVWRAKLSHSRSGQYETVAVKIFPCEEYSSWKNESQIFTDTSLRHDSVLQFLTAEDRGTGPRREYWLITAYHSRGNLKDYLSRHVLSWMDLQKMAGSLVSGVAHLHSDYTACGRPKIPIAHRDIKSTNVLVKNEQECVLCDFGIAIRLDPSLTVDDFANSGQVGTARYMAPEVLESRVNLEDLESFKQMDVYSMALVLWEMASRCEVVGEVKNYELPFGSKVQEQPCVDTMRDIVLHGRGRPEIPSNWLVHQGMRFLCDTITECWDHDPEARLTAHCVAERFNLMAQMDCDDILNNNTDNEASKTASPGGEHQDSDGSRNIQ, from the exons cctgcagcGCCGGCGCCCGCCGCAGCCTCAAGACCAACCTGTGCAAGTGGTGCGACTCCACACCGCCGGCCTGCGAGGAGAAGGTGTGCTACAGCAACTGCAACCTCAACTCCTACTGCGAGGACCCCTATGAGATCTGCGTGGCCATATG GAGACAGGACAATGAGAGCATCAGGATCAGCACGCTCTGCCACAACCCCCACCGCCCCATTGAAAACCTCATGGTCCCCAACTACAACACCTCGCGCTGCATCATGAGCCACCAGCCCAGCGAGGATGGCATCATCTACATCTGTGGCTGTGTGGACGAGCAGGAGTGCAACGACAAACTCATCTTTGAAAACCACACTAATG GCTACTCCATGCTGCAGAGCAAAGAGGTGATCCCAGTGGCTGCCATCAGCCTCCTGCCCCCGCTGCTGGTGGCGGTGATGATCACGGTGATATTTTACCTCTGCCGCACGCAGAAGCGACGCAAGAGGGCCAAGGCGTGGGGTGGGAAACAGGGACAGCCCCCGGCGCTGCCAGAGCCGGGGAAGGCAACCGAGCGGGAGGAGAAGTTGTCCGTGCTGATGGATGAGAGCCCAGCCGGCACCAGCCCCGGCTGCGCCAGCAGCCGCCCCGCTGAGCTGCTCCCCATCGAGCTGGACGAGATGGTGGGCAAAGGGCAGTTCGCGGAGGTGTGGAGGGCCAAGCTGAGCCACAGCCGCTCAGGGCAGTACGAGACGGTGGCCGTGAAGATCTTCCCCTGCGAGGAATACTCCTCCTGGAAGAACGAGAGCCAGATCTTCACTGACACCAGCCTGAGGCATGACAGCGTGCTGCAGTTCCTCACTGCCGAGGACCGGGGCACGGGGCCCCGCCGGGAGTACTGGCTCATCACCGCCTACCACAGCCGCGGCAACCTCAAGGACTACCTCTCCCGCCACGTGCTGAGCTGGATGGACCTGCAGAAGATGGCTGGGTCCCTGGTGAGCGGGGTGGCCCACCTCCACAGCGACTACACCGCCTGCGGCCGCCCAAAAATCCCCATCGCCCACCGTGACATCAAGAGCACAAACGTCCTGGTGAAGAACGAGCAGGAGTGCGTGCTCTGCGACTTCGGCATCGCCATACGCCTCGACCCCTCCCTGACAGTGGATGACTTTGCCAATAGCGGGCAG GTGGGCACCGCCAGGTACATGGCCCCAGAGGTCCTGGAGTCCAGAGTGAACCTGGAAGACCTGGAGTCTTTCAAGCAGATGGATGTCTACTCCATGGCCCTTGTTTTGTGGGAAATGGCCTCCAGATGTGAAGTAGTGGGAG AGGTAAAGAATTATGAGCTGCCTTTTGGGTCGAAAGTCCAGGAGCAGCCTTGTGTGGACACCATGAGGGACATTGTGCTGCACGGCAGAGGCCGGCCCGAGATCCCAAGCAACTGGCTGGTGCACCAG GGAATGCGCTTCCTGTGCGACACCATCACGGAGTGCTGGGACCACGACCCCGAGGCTCGGCTCACCGCCCACTGCGTGGCTGAGCGCTTCAACCTGATGGCACAAATGGATTGTGATGACATCCTCAACAACAACACGGACAACGAGGCCAGCAAAACAGCTTCTCCAGGTGGGGAGCACCAGGACAGTGACGGGAGCAGAAACATTCAGTGA